In Limibacter armeniacum, a single window of DNA contains:
- a CDS encoding tyrosine-type recombinase/integrase, translating to MLIRVREGKGGKDRYTILSEKLLLELRAYYKEHRPKKYLFEGEQGGQYSTTSVARIVSRAAKWAGIQKRVTPHMLRHSFATHLLENGTDLRYIQALLGHNSSQTTEIYTHVATKNLNKIKNPLD from the coding sequence ATGCTGATCAGGGTAAGGGAAGGCAAGGGAGGAAAAGACCGTTACACCATTCTTTCGGAAAAGCTATTATTGGAACTGAGAGCCTATTATAAAGAACACAGACCCAAAAAGTACTTGTTTGAGGGTGAGCAGGGAGGACAGTACAGTACCACAAGTGTCGCCAGGATTGTCAGCCGAGCTGCCAAGTGGGCAGGAATCCAAAAAAGAGTGACGCCCCATATGCTTCGCCACTCATTTGCCACACATCTATTGGAAAATGGGACAGACCTACGATACATTCAGGCGCTGCTGGGACATAACTCAAGCCAAACAACAGAAATTTATACGCATGTGGCAACAAAAAATTTGAACAAAATCAAGAATCCGCTAGATTAA
- a CDS encoding serine hydrolase domain-containing protein: MKKRISLLLFLVGLVQLSSAQQTNKSIFDKTDAYIEETIDSLQIVGLNYAILINNEIVHTKSFGLANAQLKVPMTIDNSFPVASISKLFSSIALHKLLSANNRDVNETVADFLPDRKDLPESWRKATLKQLLSHTSGIPDQIDYQIFLAPESEKAVIDALKDKPFSSEPGTESKYNATGFLIVRAIIEKLANQDFVSLMQEEYFDKYELGSAKYGGFKKVIPNRVTCYQNINDNLEMFPLNYSPPMFAGAGLNISIIDLAKWFQVLQDEQILKKEQLEKIWTPIKLNDERDGSFGLGWESYILQGGYRMVGHGGAGISSFRHYWNQQNNQNITVVLLTNGAYDWKIRPNQINSAIVSLILENQ; this comes from the coding sequence ATGAAAAAACGAATTTCACTATTATTATTTCTTGTAGGTTTAGTTCAATTATCAAGCGCCCAACAAACGAACAAATCGATTTTTGATAAGACAGATGCCTACATAGAAGAGACGATTGACAGCTTGCAAATCGTTGGTCTGAACTACGCAATCCTTATCAACAATGAAATTGTTCACACGAAATCCTTCGGTTTGGCAAACGCTCAGCTGAAAGTTCCAATGACAATTGACAATTCTTTTCCAGTTGCCTCAATTTCTAAATTATTTAGTTCAATTGCACTTCACAAATTATTGAGTGCAAACAATAGGGATGTTAATGAAACAGTAGCTGATTTTCTGCCTGATAGAAAAGACTTGCCAGAATCCTGGCGAAAAGCTACCCTTAAACAATTATTGTCACATACTTCAGGCATTCCAGACCAAATTGATTACCAAATTTTTTTAGCACCAGAAAGTGAAAAAGCTGTTATAGATGCTTTAAAGGACAAACCATTTAGTTCTGAACCAGGAACTGAATCGAAATACAATGCCACAGGATTTTTAATAGTTCGCGCGATCATAGAAAAGTTAGCCAACCAAGACTTTGTATCACTGATGCAAGAAGAATATTTTGACAAATATGAGTTAGGTTCGGCTAAATACGGTGGATTTAAAAAAGTCATTCCCAATAGGGTTACCTGCTACCAAAATATCAATGACAATTTAGAAATGTTCCCTTTAAACTATTCACCTCCTATGTTTGCAGGTGCAGGCTTGAATATCTCTATAATCGATTTAGCAAAATGGTTTCAGGTACTTCAAGATGAACAAATATTAAAAAAAGAACAGCTCGAAAAAATTTGGACACCAATCAAACTAAACGATGAAAGGGATGGAAGTTTTGGGTTAGGCTGGGAGTCATATATCCTTCAAGGTGGATATAGAATGGTTGGTCATGGCGGTGCAGGAATTTCATCCTTTAGGCATTATTGGAATCAACAAAATAATCAAAATATTACAGTGGTTTTATTGACTAATGGAGCCTATGACTGGAAGATAAGACCTAATCAAATAAACTCAGCAATTGTAAGCTTAATACTTGAAAATCAATAA
- a CDS encoding tyrosine-type recombinase/integrase: MKTRQITLKHLLIAGRKYIGLQFYPDKVVQALVKELPSPRWSEQYRMVFIPNTKENVQLIFRRFKGVAWVNGQYFFRTGGAKKGNPFPDMEAYRHRKLSEGYRPCPESYLEKLELKRYAMNTVRTYVGCFEAFINHFKDRELLEINELEIRTYLQQLIREGKSDSTVNQALNSIKFYYEVVEGMPNRFYEIERPHKKERLPEVLSQEQVLSMIRKTRNLKHRYIISLLYSAGLRRGSC; the protein is encoded by the coding sequence ATGAAAACACGCCAAATTACGCTCAAGCATCTGCTGATAGCGGGCAGAAAGTATATCGGGTTGCAGTTCTACCCGGACAAGGTGGTACAGGCACTTGTCAAGGAGCTGCCCAGTCCGAGGTGGAGCGAGCAGTACCGGATGGTATTTATTCCCAACACCAAGGAAAATGTGCAACTGATATTTCGGAGGTTTAAGGGAGTGGCTTGGGTGAATGGGCAGTATTTTTTCCGTACAGGAGGAGCCAAAAAGGGAAATCCGTTTCCTGATATGGAGGCATACCGGCATCGCAAGCTCAGCGAAGGATACCGTCCATGTCCTGAATCCTATCTGGAAAAACTTGAGTTGAAGCGGTATGCCATGAACACGGTCAGGACCTATGTAGGCTGTTTTGAGGCATTTATCAACCATTTTAAGGACAGGGAACTGCTAGAGATCAATGAACTGGAAATCAGGACTTATCTCCAGCAGCTGATTCGTGAAGGGAAATCCGACTCAACTGTCAATCAGGCACTCAATAGCATTAAGTTCTACTATGAAGTTGTGGAGGGTATGCCCAACCGATTTTACGAAATCGAACGGCCACACAAGAAAGAGCGACTGCCGGAGGTATTAAGCCAAGAGCAGGTACTGTCCATGATCAGGAAAACAAGGAACCTGAAGCACCGCTACATCATTAGCCTGCTTTACTCGGCAGGATTAAGAAGGGGGAGCTGCTGA
- a CDS encoding TonB-dependent receptor — MKHIQFLIAILFYTLFIQPIAAQQVISGTVTDADTQEPLTGVTLRVSNTNRGTVTDLKGNFSITASPSELLSVSFVGYQTKVVSAAEAMLITLTATNTILNQVVVSASRDAQLRTDTPIAISTLSTKLLEETKATSLDQVLNKATGVLMVDLGNEQHTMSIRQPISYKSLFLYLEDGLPVRPTGIFNHNALMEMNMAMVQNIEIIRGPASSLYGSEAVGGAINFITYRTPAKTSGKISLQGDNYGYRRTDFRFGTPITEKLGVNIGGYYAQRKNGYLDYSDFHKAAFTVNLDYRFNENTKLESTTSLMDYRSDMGSSVDSASFFEQKFESLHTFTQRELQLFRTQLKLTHHWNKKSHTVGRVFYRNNTMGQIPSYYVKNNWTNPAVATGEINESSFQSYGALVQHNQSFAPMNMTLRTGVSLDYSPSSNWAEFIAIDRDEQGRYINYATSDSLLTRYNTDLLNAAIYAQLELKPTERLQVVAAMRYDSFRYDYNNQLDATAFSGAPDAVNSFQAFTPKLGLTYDFGNGFGAYANYSIGFVPPQVSELYRGVKVPSLAPSVYFNYEAGGWTSLPANLGYLEVSVYQMDGTDEIISVSQEDGSSINQNAGKTLHRGIEYTLRMYPVKGVSLRVSGTNAIHKFMEMNDGKTDFAGNRMDAAPSFIANMELGYKPVFLKGFRTSLEWQHVGAYYMDAANTEMYNGFDVFNLRLGYTYKRFDTWINTINLTDEMYSTKASKSAWGQTYTVGAPRTFQLGIGYQF; from the coding sequence ATGAAACATATTCAATTTTTAATAGCAATACTCTTTTATACACTATTCATTCAGCCGATTGCTGCACAGCAAGTCATCAGTGGCACAGTGACAGATGCCGACACACAGGAACCACTTACAGGCGTAACCTTGAGGGTTTCCAATACCAATAGGGGTACCGTAACAGACCTAAAAGGGAATTTCAGCATTACGGCATCCCCTTCTGAGTTGCTGTCAGTATCATTTGTCGGTTACCAAACCAAAGTCGTTTCAGCTGCCGAGGCAATGTTGATTACCCTTACCGCGACCAATACCATCCTAAATCAGGTGGTGGTATCAGCCAGCCGTGATGCGCAGTTGCGAACCGATACCCCAATTGCCATCTCCACGCTCTCTACCAAACTGTTGGAAGAGACAAAAGCCACCTCACTTGATCAGGTGCTTAACAAGGCTACAGGGGTACTGATGGTTGACCTTGGGAACGAACAGCATACCATGAGTATTCGCCAACCGATTTCCTACAAAAGCCTATTCCTGTATCTGGAAGACGGACTGCCGGTACGCCCTACAGGTATCTTCAACCACAATGCCCTGATGGAAATGAACATGGCTATGGTGCAAAATATTGAGATCATCCGGGGTCCGGCATCTTCCCTTTACGGAAGTGAGGCAGTAGGTGGAGCAATCAACTTTATCACCTATCGTACGCCAGCCAAAACCAGTGGAAAAATCAGTCTGCAAGGAGACAACTATGGTTATCGCCGTACAGATTTCCGCTTTGGAACTCCTATTACTGAGAAGCTCGGTGTCAATATTGGTGGCTATTATGCTCAGCGCAAAAACGGTTATCTGGATTACAGTGACTTCCACAAGGCAGCCTTCACCGTCAATCTGGATTACAGGTTCAACGAAAACACCAAGTTGGAGTCTACCACTTCCCTGATGGATTACCGTTCCGATATGGGTAGCTCCGTAGACAGTGCCTCTTTTTTCGAACAGAAGTTTGAAAGCCTCCACACCTTCACGCAGCGTGAGCTTCAGCTTTTCCGTACGCAACTGAAACTGACACACCACTGGAATAAGAAAAGCCATACGGTTGGGCGGGTTTTCTACCGTAACAACACCATGGGACAGATTCCGAGTTACTATGTCAAAAACAACTGGACCAATCCTGCTGTCGCGACTGGCGAAATCAACGAAAGCAGCTTCCAAAGCTATGGTGCTTTGGTACAGCATAACCAGTCTTTCGCACCCATGAACATGACGCTCCGTACAGGAGTTAGCCTCGATTACAGCCCTTCCAGCAATTGGGCAGAGTTCATTGCCATTGACCGTGATGAGCAAGGGCGTTATATCAACTACGCCACTTCGGATTCCCTGCTGACCCGTTATAACACAGACCTGCTGAATGCTGCCATCTATGCCCAACTGGAGCTAAAACCGACTGAAAGGTTACAGGTAGTGGCAGCCATGCGTTATGACAGCTTTCGCTATGATTACAACAACCAGCTTGATGCCACTGCCTTCTCTGGTGCTCCGGATGCAGTCAACAGTTTTCAGGCATTTACGCCTAAGCTGGGTTTGACATATGACTTCGGAAATGGCTTCGGTGCCTACGCCAACTACAGCATCGGATTTGTGCCACCACAAGTATCCGAACTGTACAGAGGTGTAAAAGTACCATCACTTGCCCCATCAGTTTATTTCAACTATGAGGCAGGCGGCTGGACTTCATTGCCTGCCAATCTTGGCTATCTGGAAGTGAGTGTCTATCAGATGGACGGTACAGATGAGATTATCTCAGTCTCACAGGAAGATGGTTCTTCCATTAACCAAAATGCGGGAAAAACCCTCCACAGGGGAATTGAATACACATTGAGAATGTACCCTGTCAAAGGGGTATCCTTAAGGGTAAGTGGCACCAACGCCATTCACAAGTTTATGGAAATGAATGATGGAAAAACGGACTTTGCAGGCAACAGGATGGATGCTGCCCCTTCATTTATCGCCAACATGGAACTGGGTTACAAGCCTGTTTTCCTCAAAGGGTTCCGAACCTCACTGGAATGGCAACATGTAGGTGCCTATTATATGGACGCGGCCAATACTGAAATGTATAATGGTTTTGATGTTTTCAACCTGAGGTTGGGATACACCTACAAAAGGTTTGACACATGGATCAATACCATAAACCTAACGGATGAAATGTACTCGACCAAAGCAAGTAAAAGCGCATGGGGCCAAACCTACACAGTGGGTGCGCCACGTACTTTCCAGCTTGGTATAGGATACCAGTTCTAG
- a CDS encoding PepSY domain-containing protein: MKNKIYQWHRKLSIIALVPVLFWTISGVMHPLMSNFKPKIERSFLKPLPLDKTKVKLELDSILQLHQIPTLINFRFVTLDSEVYYQVKTTAIAPLMYFNASDGTELKDGDVHYAKQLARQFTGKDAGNITTVTTVVSHDNEYAEIFRLLPAYRVAFDRADGLRLYVDTSSDRLGTSVNNASAGWSAFFRNAHSWSFLDIHPAIRITIMLFFVLSAFLAAASGVYVYTIMWQSIRNKQKAKRVPVTRRLHRGLGIAMSFALMLFAFSASMHMLPKYTPDDRSSYNNEQVYPINNLQFSVLEALDKATDTLENLSLADFRGQPYIQQFHLGKNGKSITYTNLATGDTLADGDRQYAIYLANLYSGHPQDEVVETSLITKFGGEYGFVNKRLPVYKVQYKTDGNERLYIESSTGKLAAKVVDSEALSGFIFGYFHKYHFLDFAGKAVRDSIMVTFALGNFLVALLGMLMLLKQPKQKKKKTLLTA, from the coding sequence ATGAAAAATAAAATATACCAATGGCACCGCAAGCTCAGTATTATCGCCTTGGTGCCTGTGCTTTTCTGGACCATTAGCGGGGTCATGCACCCCTTGATGTCCAACTTCAAACCGAAAATTGAGCGCTCATTCCTGAAGCCACTGCCGCTGGACAAGACCAAGGTAAAGCTGGAACTGGATAGTATTTTGCAATTGCACCAAATTCCCACACTGATCAACTTCAGGTTTGTGACCCTTGACAGTGAAGTCTATTACCAAGTAAAGACAACTGCAATTGCACCCCTGATGTACTTCAATGCCTCTGATGGTACAGAACTGAAAGACGGTGATGTACACTATGCCAAACAATTGGCTAGGCAGTTTACAGGTAAGGACGCCGGAAATATAACAACCGTAACAACTGTAGTAAGCCATGACAATGAATATGCGGAAATCTTCAGGCTGCTTCCCGCCTATAGGGTAGCTTTTGACCGGGCAGATGGATTGCGGTTATATGTAGATACTTCATCAGACAGACTGGGTACCAGCGTCAATAACGCAAGTGCTGGCTGGTCAGCCTTCTTCCGCAATGCCCATAGCTGGAGTTTCTTGGATATTCACCCAGCCATCCGCATAACCATCATGCTGTTTTTTGTCCTTTCAGCATTTTTAGCAGCAGCCAGTGGGGTATATGTGTATACCATTATGTGGCAATCGATCCGTAACAAACAAAAGGCGAAAAGGGTACCTGTCACCCGAAGACTTCACCGAGGATTGGGTATAGCCATGTCATTTGCCCTGATGTTATTTGCCTTCAGTGCTTCCATGCATATGCTACCCAAATACACACCAGACGATAGGAGCAGCTACAACAATGAGCAGGTTTATCCAATAAACAACCTCCAATTTTCAGTATTGGAAGCTCTTGACAAAGCTACAGATACATTGGAAAACCTGTCATTAGCGGATTTTAGAGGACAACCTTATATACAGCAGTTCCACCTTGGCAAGAATGGAAAATCCATTACCTATACAAACCTTGCCACAGGAGATACGCTGGCTGACGGCGACAGGCAATATGCCATATACTTGGCAAACCTGTACAGTGGACATCCTCAAGATGAGGTCGTAGAGACATCCCTGATTACAAAGTTTGGTGGAGAATATGGATTTGTCAACAAGCGACTGCCTGTCTATAAAGTCCAGTATAAGACTGACGGAAACGAACGCCTCTACATTGAGTCCTCAACAGGCAAGCTTGCCGCCAAAGTTGTGGACAGTGAAGCACTGTCAGGTTTTATATTTGGTTATTTCCACAAGTACCATTTCCTTGACTTTGCTGGCAAGGCAGTCCGTGATAGCATTATGGTCACTTTTGCATTGGGCAACTTTCTGGTAGCACTGCTAGGCATGTTGATGCTGCTTAAACAACCAAAACAGAAGAAGAAAAAAACATTACTAACTGCTTGA